The Mercurialis annua linkage group LG2, ddMerAnnu1.2, whole genome shotgun sequence genome contains a region encoding:
- the LOC126668020 gene encoding uncharacterized protein LOC126668020: MYSLSLIPSKNFPLLHTSTATTTSFPPISLKFCSRSRFYAKKSDDPDAESDSESKLSQESGATSSPTSFLSVLCPLLKLLSGGDPSRERNHALEVATSSLSTLARLPWGSRTLSESYDNGQMTTSDSFKPLQLFEFEACPFCRRVREALTELDLSVEVYPCPKGSLRHRQMVREFGGNEQFPFLIDPNTGISMYESGDIVKYLFQQYGKGRSPSTGLLESTLLTGWMPTLLRAGRGMTKWERARVDAPSKKLELFSYENDPYARIVREALCELELPYVLQNVGVGSRRKNILLEISGSQEVPFLVDPNTGAQIGDYEKALEYLFRTYSAAAT; the protein is encoded by the exons ATGTATTCGTTATCTTTAATTCCGTCCAAGAATTTCCCTTTATTGCATACTTCTACTGCTACTACCACTTCATTTCCACCCATATCTCTTAAATTCTGCAGCAGAAGCAGATTCTATGCAAAAAAATCTGATGACCCAGATGCAGAATCTGATTCAGAGTCAAAACTTTCTCAGGAAAGTGGTGCCACCAGTTCACCTACTAGTTTCTTGTCTGTTCTTTGTCCCCTGCTCAAGCTCTTATCT GGAGGAGATCCCTCTCGAGAACGTAATCACGCTTTGGAG GTAGCAACATCTTCCTTGTCTACCTTGGCAAGACTTCCATGGGGATCAAGAACACTATCTGAAAGTTATGATAATGGACAGATGACAACTTCTGATTCTTTTAAGCCTTTACAACTCTTCGAATTCG AAGCATGCCCCTTTTGCAGGAGAGTCAGAGAGGCCTTGACTGAGCTAGATCTATCAGTAGAG GTGTATCCTTGTCCAAAGGGCTCTTTAAGACATAGGCAAATGGTCAGAGAATTTGGTGGCAATGAGCA GTTTCCTTTCCTAATTGATCCAAACACTGGTATTTCCATGTATGAAAGTG GTGACATTGTGAAATATCTATTTCAGCAATACGGTAAAGGGCGAAGCCCCTCAACAGGACTTTTGGAAAG CACATTGCTCACTGGATGGATGCCAACACTTCTTCGAGCTGGAAGAGGAATGACCAAATGGGAAAGGGCCAGAGTGGATGCTCCATCTAAGAAGTTGGAACTTTTCTCATATGAGAACGATCCT TATGCAAGAATCGTGCGCGAGGCACTATGTGAATTGGAGCTCCCATACGTCCTTCAAAATGTAGGAGTAGGATCTCGGCGAAAAAACATTCTGCTTGAGATATCAGGATCCCAGGAG gtgCCATTCTTAGTTGATCCAAACACCGGAGCTCAAATTGGTGACTACGAGAAGGCCTTGGAATATTTATTCAGGACATATTCAGCAGCTGCGACATAG
- the LOC126668019 gene encoding uncharacterized protein LOC126668019, whose amino-acid sequence MLSSAAAATRTKLFIRCFHQAIMQDPQKNFKFSVKALSNTARTGLLQLQLPTSSSSSALEIETPALLISTRKGLPHFISPDLLSSLPYPHSALLQFSPLHFLEGVSIETISKIGGLHRMLGLHDSAYVAVARDSIQCLPECDSTNKLGASFETPCGRCLMKPSEYMKMISSMRPNIWATLADEVPAWVSVKRNKTSVDRTVKWLDDCIALSPAGGVIFGAVVGGSDVSERRRCAQETAKRNVSGYWIGGFGLGESMDERPALLDAVIDSLPGEKPCLVCGLGLPEEVLQGVAAGIDVFDSSYIYNLTIEGFALTFPLDETEMSTNFQSTEMGLDQTKINLKATVYRKDASPILASCTCYTCLNHTKAYINHLLNVHEMLAQILLEIHNTHHYLGFFQSIREAINDGRFEIFRKMFVQRRRDNLRALAVCA is encoded by the exons ATGCTTAGTAGTGCTGCAGCAGCAACAAgaaccaaacttttcatcaGGTGCTTCCACCAAGCGATAATGCAAGACCCACAAAAGAACTTCAAGTTCTCCGTAAAGGCATTGAGCAACACCGCAAGGACAGGACTGCTTCAGCTACAACTACCCACTTCATCATCTTCGTCAGCATTAGAGATTGAAACACCAGCTCTTCTCATTTCTACCCGTAAAGGGTTGCCCCATTTTATATCACCTGACCTTCTTTCTTCTCTCCCTTATCCTCACTCCGCTCTTCTTCAGTTCAGCCCTCTTCACTT CTTGGAGGGTGTTTCAATagaaacaatatcaaaaattggaGGACTTCACCGCATGCTTGGATTACATGACTCTGCTTATGTTGCTGTTGCAAGGGATTCCATTCAATGCCTTCCTGAATGTGACTCCACCAATAAACTTGGTGCTTCTTTTGAGACTCCTTGTGGCCGTTGCCTG ATGAAGCCTTCAGAATACATGAAAATGATTTCTTCAATGAGGCCAAATATTTGGGCTACCTTGGCTGATGAAGTGCCTGCATGGGTATCTGTTAAAAGGAACAAGACTTCTGTGGATCGGACTGTGAAATGGCTTGATGACTGCATAGCGCTTAGCCCG GCAGGTGGGGTTATATTTGGAGCTGTTGTTGGAGGTTCTGATGTAAGTGAACGGAGAAGATGTGCTCAAGAAACAGCCAAGAGAAATGTATCAG GTTACTGGATTGGAGGTTTTGGGCTCGGAGAGAGTATGGATGAGCGTCCTGCTTTGCTCGATGCTGTAATT GATAGTCTACCAGGTGAAAAGCCATGTCTTGTCTGTGGGCTTGGACTACCAG AGGAAGTGTTGCAGGGCGTTGCCGCGGGCATTGATGTATTCGATTCATC ttatatatataatcttaCAATTGAGGGCTTTGCGCTCACGTTTCCCTTGGACGAGACTGAAATGAGTACTAATTTTCAGTCAACTGAAATGGGACTTGACCAAACCAAGATTAATCTGAAAGCGACAGTTTACAG gAAGGACGCTTCACCAATTCTTGCAAGCTGCACTTGCTATACTTGCTTGAATCATACTAAAGCTTATATCAATCACCTACTCAATGTCCATGAAATGTTGGCTCAGATTCTACTAGAAAT TCATAATACTCATCACTATCTTGGGTTTTTCCAATCAATTAGAGAAGCAATCAATGATGGAAGATTTGAGATCTTTCGGAAGATGTTTGTTCAAAGAAGGCGTGATAATCTTAGGGCACTCGCTGTATGCGCATAA